Proteins encoded by one window of Candidatus Stoquefichus sp. SB1:
- a CDS encoding PTS mannose/fructose/sorbose transporter subunit IIC produces MSIITIILIVIIALLAGMEGVLDEFQFHQPLVACTLIGLVTGHLSEGIILGGSLQMIALGWANVGAAVAPDAALASVASAIIMVLGLQDGSVDSSTAITTSIAVAIPLSVAGLFLTMICRTIAIPMVHFMDGAAEKGNFRAIEMWQILAIILQGVRIAIPAAALCIVPATVVTSALNQMPPWLSGGMAVGGGMVAAVGYAMVINMMSSKETWPFFAIGFVLAAIGQLTLIALGVIGVALALIYLGLKENSDGHGGSGGTGDPLGDILNDY; encoded by the coding sequence ATGTCTATTATTACAATAATTTTAATTGTTATCATTGCCTTACTAGCGGGAATGGAAGGCGTTTTAGATGAATTTCAATTCCATCAACCGTTAGTTGCATGTACTTTAATTGGTTTGGTAACAGGACACTTAAGTGAAGGAATTATTTTAGGTGGTTCTTTACAAATGATTGCACTTGGTTGGGCAAATGTTGGAGCAGCAGTTGCACCTGATGCAGCACTTGCTTCAGTCGCTTCAGCTATTATTATGGTTTTGGGATTACAAGATGGAAGTGTTGATTCTTCAACAGCGATTACAACTTCAATTGCAGTAGCTATCCCTTTATCAGTAGCTGGTTTATTCTTAACAATGATTTGTCGTACAATTGCAATTCCAATGGTTCATTTTATGGATGGAGCAGCAGAAAAAGGAAATTTCCGTGCAATTGAAATGTGGCAAATTTTAGCGATTATCTTACAGGGGGTAAGAATTGCTATTCCTGCAGCAGCATTGTGTATTGTTCCAGCAACAGTTGTAACCAGTGCATTAAATCAAATGCCACCATGGTTATCAGGTGGTATGGCCGTAGGTGGTGGAATGGTTGCTGCCGTTGGTTATGCTATGGTTATCAATATGATGTCTTCTAAAGAAACTTGGCCTTTCTTTGCAATTGGGTTTGTTTTAGCAGCTATTGGTCAATTGACATTAATTGCATTAGGAGTTATTGGTGTTGCTTTAGCACTAATTTACTTAGGATTAAAAGAAAATAGTGATGGTCATGGTGGCTCTGGTGGAACTGGAGATCCATTAGGCGATATCTTAAATGATTATTAA